From Brevundimonas vesicularis:
CGACATAGCCGTCGAACACCGTGCCCAGTTCGGCGGTGCGGGTGTCGGTCTTGCGCGTCAGGGCGCCGGGCAGGTCCAGATAGCTGAACAGATTGACGTCCTGGCCGGTCGGCGAAAACGGATTGGTCCCCGGCACGGTCAGCTGAACATTAGGCAGGCCCTGATAGCTGAAGCTGTTTGAGTCCTCCACGCTGCCGCTCAGCGTCATGCCGACCTTGTCGTTCAGGTCGTGCTTGTAGGTCCCCGACACCGAAAGCTCGTCCGTCTTGGGCAGCAGGGTGCGATAGGCGTTGGCCAGTTCGCTGTCGCCGCCCGCCGTCGTGCTGCGATCGATGTCGCGCTCGGTCTCGAACAGGGTGTTGGAGGTCGTGCCGTTGATATCGACAGACCAGCGGTCCGAGCCGGCGATGCGCAGGACGTTGTTCTCGCTGGCGGTGGTCGTGCGACCGCCCTGCTCAGGCCGGCTGACGTTGACCGAGGCGGTCAGGGACTTGAAGTCCGCCTTCAGCACGATGTTCACCACCCGCTGATTGGCGCTGTAGCCATAGGACAGCGCGGTCTCTTCCGGCAGGACGTCGAACCGTTCGATGGCCTCGGGCGGAATGCCGCGGATCTCTCGGAAGCCCGAGATGCGCCGGCCGTTGACCAGGAAGACTGGAGACCCGCCGCGCGCGCTGCGGGTCTGGGCCTCCAGCAGGGTGATCAGTTCGCCGATGTTGGTCGCACCGAACGCCTGGATTTGCTCCGCGTCATACGACACGATCGGTTCCTGCCCGCCCAGAGCCACCCCGCGCCGCGCCGCCGTCACCTCCACGTCCGGCAGAACCACCGTCGGCTCTTCCTGCTGGACCTGCGCCTGGGCTTCTACGGGTCGAGCCTCTGTGGTTTGGGCCTCAACAGGCTGGACGACACCGGCGGCGGGGGCCACCGCAAGCAGGATAAGCGCGGTCTGGGTCATAAAACGACGATCCGGGAGATGGTTTCAGCCCTTGTCAGGACGGGACAAACATGGCCGTAAAACGACACAATTCATGAACAAAGTGAAAGCGTTGCGCACTTTCGACACAACGCAAAAACCTGCGACGGAAAGTCCGCTAAAGCGCGTTAAAGCCTGTTGGGTTACGTTCTGAAGGCGGTGCGTAAGGCGCGCTCAAGGCTGGCGTCTTCGCCCAACCTCGGAGTCCAGCGATGAAGACTCCGCGTTGACCGCCTCCGGGCTTTCGGCTATAGGCCCGCCCTCTTGAGATTTCCGCGCCGTGGACGTGTGCTCCGCGGCGTTTTCCGTTCGAAGGTTTGACATGGCCAACAACCCCGGCGCCCGCAAGGCGATCCGCAAGATCGAAGCGCGTACCGAAGTGAACAAGGCGCGCCGTTCGCGCGTCCGCACCTATCTGCGCAAGTTCCAGGAAGCTCTGGCCGGCGGCGACGCCGCCGTCGCCAAGACCGCCTTCATCGAGGCTCAGTCCGAGCTGATGCGCGCCGTGTCCAAGGGCGTCGTCCACAAGAACACCGGCTCGCGCAAGGTCTCGCGCCTGGCCGCCCAGCTGAAGAAGCTGTCGGCCG
This genomic window contains:
- the rpsT gene encoding 30S ribosomal protein S20, with amino-acid sequence MANNPGARKAIRKIEARTEVNKARRSRVRTYLRKFQEALAGGDAAVAKTAFIEAQSELMRAVSKGVVHKNTGSRKVSRLAAQLKKLSAA